In Haloplanus rubicundus, one DNA window encodes the following:
- a CDS encoding DUF7504 family protein: MGGVNGGEADACGGDGRPTATLLLDDDPSSDAALDVAPESTNVLVVSASRSMREVVEEWRRRAGTLPAALGVITYAEFDRSASAAPSGTPSRKPLSGGDITVTSMSDPADLRRLGTAVTLYLDDWVDTDRETLVYVDALDPFVDANGVESTFQFLHLLVQSVDQSAADVVVRLDPSTTDERTINTYRPLFGRVVDATTTRTLDDDELHALLANGRRRFVLRSLLDQPTLELDRLATRLARWENDIDEPTDTQHTRAYTALASVHLPRLTEAGIVTFDRSAERVRLADGNWSADRLRRYLTAPLDDDG; this comes from the coding sequence ATGGGGGGAGTCAACGGCGGCGAAGCAGACGCATGTGGCGGTGATGGCCGGCCGACCGCGACGTTGCTGTTGGACGACGATCCGTCGTCCGACGCAGCCCTCGACGTGGCTCCCGAGTCGACGAACGTCCTCGTCGTCTCGGCGTCGCGGTCGATGCGGGAGGTGGTCGAGGAGTGGCGACGGCGTGCGGGCACGTTGCCCGCCGCGCTCGGGGTGATCACGTACGCGGAGTTCGACCGGTCGGCGTCGGCCGCGCCGAGCGGGACGCCGTCGCGCAAGCCGCTCTCAGGCGGCGACATCACGGTCACGTCGATGTCGGACCCGGCCGATCTGCGCCGACTCGGCACCGCGGTCACCCTCTATCTCGACGACTGGGTCGACACCGACCGGGAGACGCTCGTCTACGTCGACGCCCTCGACCCATTCGTCGACGCGAACGGCGTCGAGTCCACCTTCCAGTTCCTCCACCTGCTGGTCCAGAGTGTCGACCAGTCGGCGGCCGACGTGGTCGTTCGGCTCGACCCGTCGACGACCGACGAGCGCACCATCAACACGTACCGTCCCTTATTCGGCCGGGTCGTCGACGCCACGACGACGCGGACGCTCGACGACGACGAACTCCACGCCCTGCTCGCGAACGGCCGGCGTCGGTTCGTGTTGCGGTCGCTGCTCGACCAACCGACACTCGAGTTGGACCGCCTCGCCACACGGCTCGCGCGCTGGGAGAACGACATCGACGAGCCGACCGACACCCAGCACACCCGCGCCTACACTGCGCTGGCGTCCGTCCACCTCCCACGGCTGACCGAGGCGGGCATCGTGACGTTCGACCGGTCGGCCGAACGGGTGCGACTCGCCGACGGCAACTGGTCCGCCGACCGTCTCCGACGATATCTGACCGCGCCGCTCGACGACGACGGATGA
- a CDS encoding HalOD1 output domain-containing protein, which produces MENSHTGSDRPSTNDDSEDGVYVVNYYETSDIELSVTVVHAVLEVTGKEPTDVDLNAVVQPDALNRIFSPKHDGEPREGGRIEFDLAGCHVTVTGDGEVRVDADP; this is translated from the coding sequence ATGGAAAACTCACACACAGGATCGGATCGTCCGTCGACGAACGACGATTCCGAGGACGGAGTGTACGTCGTCAACTACTACGAGACCAGCGACATCGAACTGAGCGTCACCGTCGTCCACGCGGTTCTCGAAGTGACGGGGAAGGAACCGACCGATGTGGACCTCAACGCGGTCGTCCAACCGGATGCGCTGAACCGCATCTTCAGCCCCAAACACGACGGCGAACCTCGAGAGGGCGGGCGGATAGAGTTCGACCTCGCCGGATGCCACGTGACGGTCACTGGCGACGGCGAGGTGCGGGTCGACGCGGATCCGTAA
- a CDS encoding DUF2249 domain-containing protein, giving the protein MDRLDIRDLPPSQRHETIHEAFDELDPGEHLTIVNDHDPQPLFYEFRAERDAFDADGYDVERRGPEEFVATLPKK; this is encoded by the coding sequence ATGGACCGACTGGATATCCGTGACCTGCCGCCGAGCCAGCGACACGAGACGATACACGAGGCGTTCGACGAACTCGACCCTGGCGAGCACCTGACCATCGTCAACGACCACGACCCACAGCCGCTCTTCTACGAGTTCCGGGCCGAACGCGACGCCTTCGACGCCGACGGCTACGACGTGGAGCGCCGCGGCCCCGAGGAGTTCGTGGCGACGCTCCCCAAGAAGTGA
- a CDS encoding DsbA family oxidoreductase, with amino-acid sequence MSDTQASERITVYSDYVCPFCYLGRQSLGRYQDEREAELEVDWRPFDLRAQKRGPDGDIDHSVDDGKDADYYEQARENVRRLREQYDAEMAQEIATDVDSRPAQVVSLHVKESEPYGTWLTFDETVFEALWVDGRDIGDRDVLVDCAETAGLDENVVDAALDDAALDSRIDDLFDAARRQGVTGVPTFAYDGHAARGAVPPAQLRRLVEGN; translated from the coding sequence ATGAGCGACACGCAGGCCAGCGAGCGCATCACCGTCTACTCCGACTACGTCTGTCCGTTCTGTTATCTCGGACGGCAGTCCCTCGGCCGGTATCAGGACGAGCGCGAGGCGGAGCTGGAAGTCGACTGGCGACCGTTCGACCTCCGCGCACAAAAACGCGGTCCGGACGGCGACATCGACCACTCGGTCGACGACGGGAAAGACGCGGACTACTACGAACAGGCCCGCGAGAACGTCCGCCGGCTCCGCGAGCAGTACGACGCCGAGATGGCCCAGGAGATAGCGACGGACGTGGACTCGCGGCCGGCGCAGGTGGTCTCCCTGCACGTGAAAGAGAGCGAACCCTACGGGACGTGGCTGACGTTCGACGAGACGGTCTTCGAGGCGCTGTGGGTCGACGGCCGCGACATCGGTGACCGCGACGTGCTGGTCGACTGCGCCGAGACGGCGGGGCTTGACGAGAACGTCGTCGACGCCGCCCTCGACGACGCGGCGCTCGATTCCCGAATCGACGACCTGTTCGACGCGGCGCGGCGGCAGGGCGTCACCGGCGTCCCCACCTTCGCCTACGACGGTCACGCGGCGCGGGGCGCGGTGCCGCCGGCGCAGTTGCGGCGACTGGTCGAAGGGAACTGA
- a CDS encoding S1C family serine protease, whose amino-acid sequence MSDQGASRRGFLRAGAIALTAGLAGCGSTAPSADGSAAAGSDGSAADGSDGSADATTTGPTPYTRVYREAIDSVLLVRTEEGSGTGWVYDDAHVVTNAHVVGEATAVDLRTRDGRWYTGEVVGTDRNSDLAVIEAGDLPDAATPLTLAETPATIGQEVVAIGNPFDLDGSVTTGIVSGTDRSIPAPTGFSIPDAIQTDAAVNPGNSGGPLMSLDGRVLAVINSGGGDNIAFGISAALARRILPELIETGSYEHSFVGVALDTVTPAVAEANGLDEPRGLLVIDVAPNGPAAGVLQPSEDAEVVNGESSPVGGDVLLAIDGTPTDTTEALGSYLALETRPGDTVSMTVLRDGAERTVEVELGSRPSQPS is encoded by the coding sequence ATGAGCGATCAGGGAGCGAGCCGGCGTGGATTCCTCCGCGCCGGCGCCATCGCGCTGACCGCGGGGCTCGCGGGCTGTGGATCGACGGCCCCGAGTGCCGACGGATCGGCCGCCGCCGGGAGCGACGGGTCGGCCGCCGATGGGAGCGACGGGTCGGCCGACGCGACGACGACCGGACCGACCCCGTACACGCGCGTCTACCGCGAAGCCATCGATTCGGTGCTGCTCGTCCGGACCGAAGAGGGGAGCGGCACGGGGTGGGTGTACGACGACGCCCACGTCGTCACCAACGCCCACGTCGTCGGCGAGGCGACGGCCGTCGACCTCCGGACCCGCGACGGGCGGTGGTACACGGGCGAGGTGGTCGGCACCGACCGCAACAGCGACCTCGCCGTGATCGAGGCTGGCGACCTGCCGGACGCGGCGACGCCGCTCACGCTCGCGGAGACGCCCGCGACCATCGGGCAGGAGGTCGTCGCCATCGGCAACCCGTTCGACCTCGACGGCTCGGTCACGACCGGCATCGTCAGCGGGACGGACCGATCGATTCCCGCGCCGACGGGGTTCAGCATCCCCGACGCCATCCAGACGGACGCGGCGGTCAACCCCGGCAACAGCGGCGGGCCGCTGATGAGCCTCGACGGCCGGGTGCTCGCCGTCATCAACTCCGGCGGTGGCGACAACATCGCGTTCGGCATCTCCGCCGCCCTCGCTCGTCGGATCCTCCCCGAACTGATCGAGACCGGATCGTACGAGCACTCGTTCGTCGGCGTCGCCCTCGATACGGTGACGCCGGCCGTCGCCGAGGCCAACGGGCTCGACGAGCCGCGGGGACTGCTCGTCATCGACGTGGCGCCGAACGGTCCCGCGGCCGGCGTCCTCCAGCCGAGCGAGGACGCGGAGGTGGTGAACGGCGAGAGCTCCCCCGTCGGCGGCGACGTACTGCTCGCCATCGACGGGACGCCGACGGACACGACGGAGGCGCTCGGGAGCTATCTCGCGCTGGAGACCCGCCCCGGCGACACCGTCTCGATGACCGTGTTGCGCGACGGCGCGGAGCGGACCGTGGAGGTCGAACTCGGATCGCGCCCGTCGCAGCCGTCCTGA
- a CDS encoding molybdopterin-dependent oxidoreductase — MAHSDPPADPDPARWTVTLTGAVADPQSVRASDLAALETVSAEVATGCEGETTAPDRWRGVRVGTLLDRSRPRADASHALVSSADPDFACGFDLNRLRDALLAVRLDGDPIPTERGGPVRLLVDDADCWERIKWVSRIDVRTEPPTEDDTARDRVPADD; from the coding sequence ATGGCACACTCCGACCCACCGGCCGACCCCGACCCCGCCCGCTGGACGGTGACCCTGACGGGCGCCGTCGCCGATCCGCAGTCGGTGCGGGCGAGCGACCTCGCGGCGCTGGAGACGGTGTCCGCCGAGGTGGCGACGGGCTGTGAGGGCGAGACGACCGCCCCGGATCGGTGGCGCGGCGTCCGCGTCGGCACCCTCCTCGACCGATCGCGCCCCCGAGCCGACGCCTCGCACGCGCTGGTCAGTTCGGCCGACCCCGACTTCGCCTGCGGGTTCGACCTGAACCGCCTCCGCGACGCCCTCCTCGCGGTACGTCTCGACGGTGACCCGATTCCGACCGAGCGGGGCGGTCCCGTCCGCCTCCTCGTCGACGACGCCGACTGCTGGGAGCGGATCAAGTGGGTCTCCCGGATCGACGTTCGGACGGAGCCTCCGACCGAGGACGACACCGCCCGCGACCGGGTGCCGGCCGACGACTGA